One Denticeps clupeoides chromosome 3, fDenClu1.1, whole genome shotgun sequence DNA window includes the following coding sequences:
- the nup54 gene encoding nucleoporin p54 isoform X5 — translation MAFNFGAGAAAANPSSSSGFSFGSFAAKTTAPTAFGFGTTTTTASSGFGTLSTPGFGTATTTAAPTGFGFGTTNTGAFGGFGTTTTSAAPGSTFSFATPSNTGGGLLFGNNQNKGFGFSSGLGTSTTGGTGFGTGLGGGGLGFGGFNLPPTQPQQAGGLFGQQAQAPAQSNQLINTASALSAPTLLGDERDAILAKWNQLQAFWGTGRGFFNNSIPPVDFTQENPFCRFKAVGYSCIPGSKDEDGFVVLALSKKEADVRSQQQQFVESLHKVLGGNPTLSINVEGVKTLPDDQTEVIVYVVERAPNGTSKRVPSSTLFSYVEQPNVKAQLQQLGVVVTVTRNAFSPAQLKQLLQNPPAGVDPIIWEQAKVDNPDPEKLIPVPMVGFKELLRRLKIQEQMTKQHQTRVDIIASDISELQKNQATTVAKIAQYKRKLMDLSHRVLQVLIKQEIHRKSGYAIQVDEEHLRVQLDTIQSELNAPTQFKGRLNELMSQIRMQNHFGAVRSEERYIVDADLLREIKQHLKQQQDGLSHLISVIKDNMEDIKLIEHGLHDSVHMRGGKLS, via the exons ATGGCGTTCAACTTTGGCGCCGGCGCCGCCGCTGCTAACCCTTCCA GCTCCTCTGGATTTTCATTTGGTTCATTTGCTGCCAAAACCACAGCTCCCACTGCATTTGGCTTTGGCACAACTACCACCACTGCTTCATCGGGATTCGGTA CTCTGTCTACTCCTGGTTTTGGTACTGCCACCACAACAGCTGCCCCCACTGGCTTTGGTTTTGGCACCACTAATACAG GAGCGTTTGGGGGCTTTGGAACCACCACTACATCTGCAGCACCGGGGTCAACATTCAGCTTCGCAACTCCCTCGAACACAGGAG GTGGGTTGTTGTTTGGAAATAACCAAAACAAGGGCTTTGGCTTCTCTTCTGGTCTGGGCACCAGCACAACAGGGGGCACAGGCTTTGGCACAGGACTGGGAGGAGGGGGTCTGGGGTTTGGAGGCTTCAACCTCCCGCCCACACAGCCACAGCAGG CAGGAGGCCTTTTTGGGCAGCAGGCCCAAGCTCCAGCACAGTCTAACCAGCTCATCAACACCGCCAGTGCCCTGTCAGCGCCCACCCTGCTGGGGGATGAACGCGATGCCATCTTGGCCAAGTGGAACCAGCTCCAAGCTTTCTGGGGCACTGGGAGGGGCTTCTTTAACAACAGCATTCCTCCTGTAGACTTCACACAGGAGAATCCCTTCTGTAGGTTTAAG GCAGTGGGCTATAGCTGCATCCCAGGCAGTAAGGACGAGGATGGCTTTGTGGTTCTAGCTCTCAGTAAGAAGGAGGCTGACGTGAGgagtcagcagcagcagtttgtTGAGTCTCTACACAAAGTATTGGGTGGAAACCCAACCCTCTCCATCAATGTGGAGGGAGTCAAAACTCTGCCAGATGACCA GACGGAGGTGATCGTCTATGTGGTGGAGCGTGCTCCAAATGGCACTTCGAAGCGAGTTCCTTCCAGCACACTCTTCAGTTATGTCGAACAGCCCAATGTCAAAgctcagctgcagcagctgggtGTGGTCGTGACAGTCACCCGCAATGCTTTTTCCCCTGCCCAGCTCAAGCAGCTTCTGCAGAACCCACCTGCAG GTGTGGATCCCATTATATGGGAACAAGCCAAGGTGGACAACCCCGATCCTGAGAA GTTGATTCCCGTACCAATGGTTGGATTTAAAGAGCTGCTGCGCAGACTGAAGATCCAGGAGCAAATGACCAAACAGCACCAGACACGTGTTGAT ATAATTGCAAGTGACATCAGTGAGTTACAGAAGAACCAGGCAACCACAGTGGCTAAGATTGCACAGTATAAACGTAAATTGATGGACTTGTCTCACAGAGTTTTACAG GTGCTGATCAAGCAGGAGATCCACAGAAAGAGTGGCTACGCCATTCAGGTGGATGAGGAGCACCTGCGGGTGCAGCTAGACACCATCCAGTCTGAACTTAATGCCCCCACACAGTTCAAG GGGCGGCTGAATGAGCTGATGTCTCAGATTCGAATGCAGAATCATTTTGGCGCTGTGCGCTCAGAGGAGAGATACATTGTGGATGCTGACCTACTGAGGGAAATCAAACAG CAcctgaagcagcagcaggatggCCTCAGTCACCTCATCAGCGTCATCAAAGACAACATGGAGGACATCAAACTCATCGAGCACGGTCTACACGACAGTGTCCACATGAGAGGGGGCAAACTGAGCTGA
- the nup54 gene encoding nucleoporin p54 isoform X3, with amino-acid sequence MVFWERLKETNTRIKKTFALSTPGFGTATTTAAPTGFGFGTTNTGFGGLGAVSTTAGGFTFGGFGINANPAAVNFNVGGFGAPTTTATVFNFGSSLGSAGAFGGFGTTTTSAAPGSTFSFATPSNTGGGLLFGNNQNKGFGFSSGLGTSTTGGTGFGTGLGGGGLGFGGFNLPPTQPQQAGGLFGQQAQAPAQSNQLINTASALSAPTLLGDERDAILAKWNQLQAFWGTGRGFFNNSIPPVDFTQENPFCRFKAVGYSCIPGSKDEDGFVVLALSKKEADVRSQQQQFVESLHKVLGGNPTLSINVEGVKTLPDDQTEVIVYVVERAPNGTSKRVPSSTLFSYVEQPNVKAQLQQLGVVVTVTRNAFSPAQLKQLLQNPPAGVDPIIWEQAKVDNPDPEKLIPVPMVGFKELLRRLKIQEQMTKQHQTRVDIIASDISELQKNQATTVAKIAQYKRKLMDLSHRVLQVLIKQEIHRKSGYAIQVDEEHLRVQLDTIQSELNAPTQFKGRLNELMSQIRMQNHFGAVRSEERYIVDADLLREIKQHLKQQQDGLSHLISVIKDNMEDIKLIEHGLHDSVHMRGGKLS; translated from the exons ATGGTCTTCTGGGAGCGCCTTAAGGAGACAAACACAAGGATCAAGAAAACATTTG CTCTGTCTACTCCTGGTTTTGGTACTGCCACCACAACAGCTGCCCCCACTGGCTTTGGTTTTGGCACCACTAATACAG GATTTGGGGGGCTGGGTGCTGTCAGCACCACTGCTGGGGGGTTCACTTTTGGGGGGTTTGGAATAAATGCCAACCCGGCTGCAGTCAACTTTAATGTTGGGGGTTTTGGCGCCCCCACCACTACAGCAACTGTGTTCAATTTTGGCAGTAGCCTGGGTAGTGCAG GAGCGTTTGGGGGCTTTGGAACCACCACTACATCTGCAGCACCGGGGTCAACATTCAGCTTCGCAACTCCCTCGAACACAGGAG GTGGGTTGTTGTTTGGAAATAACCAAAACAAGGGCTTTGGCTTCTCTTCTGGTCTGGGCACCAGCACAACAGGGGGCACAGGCTTTGGCACAGGACTGGGAGGAGGGGGTCTGGGGTTTGGAGGCTTCAACCTCCCGCCCACACAGCCACAGCAGG CAGGAGGCCTTTTTGGGCAGCAGGCCCAAGCTCCAGCACAGTCTAACCAGCTCATCAACACCGCCAGTGCCCTGTCAGCGCCCACCCTGCTGGGGGATGAACGCGATGCCATCTTGGCCAAGTGGAACCAGCTCCAAGCTTTCTGGGGCACTGGGAGGGGCTTCTTTAACAACAGCATTCCTCCTGTAGACTTCACACAGGAGAATCCCTTCTGTAGGTTTAAG GCAGTGGGCTATAGCTGCATCCCAGGCAGTAAGGACGAGGATGGCTTTGTGGTTCTAGCTCTCAGTAAGAAGGAGGCTGACGTGAGgagtcagcagcagcagtttgtTGAGTCTCTACACAAAGTATTGGGTGGAAACCCAACCCTCTCCATCAATGTGGAGGGAGTCAAAACTCTGCCAGATGACCA GACGGAGGTGATCGTCTATGTGGTGGAGCGTGCTCCAAATGGCACTTCGAAGCGAGTTCCTTCCAGCACACTCTTCAGTTATGTCGAACAGCCCAATGTCAAAgctcagctgcagcagctgggtGTGGTCGTGACAGTCACCCGCAATGCTTTTTCCCCTGCCCAGCTCAAGCAGCTTCTGCAGAACCCACCTGCAG GTGTGGATCCCATTATATGGGAACAAGCCAAGGTGGACAACCCCGATCCTGAGAA GTTGATTCCCGTACCAATGGTTGGATTTAAAGAGCTGCTGCGCAGACTGAAGATCCAGGAGCAAATGACCAAACAGCACCAGACACGTGTTGAT ATAATTGCAAGTGACATCAGTGAGTTACAGAAGAACCAGGCAACCACAGTGGCTAAGATTGCACAGTATAAACGTAAATTGATGGACTTGTCTCACAGAGTTTTACAG GTGCTGATCAAGCAGGAGATCCACAGAAAGAGTGGCTACGCCATTCAGGTGGATGAGGAGCACCTGCGGGTGCAGCTAGACACCATCCAGTCTGAACTTAATGCCCCCACACAGTTCAAG GGGCGGCTGAATGAGCTGATGTCTCAGATTCGAATGCAGAATCATTTTGGCGCTGTGCGCTCAGAGGAGAGATACATTGTGGATGCTGACCTACTGAGGGAAATCAAACAG CAcctgaagcagcagcaggatggCCTCAGTCACCTCATCAGCGTCATCAAAGACAACATGGAGGACATCAAACTCATCGAGCACGGTCTACACGACAGTGTCCACATGAGAGGGGGCAAACTGAGCTGA
- the nup54 gene encoding nucleoporin p54 isoform X7, whose translation MVFWERLKETNTRIKKTFALSTPGFGTATTTAAPTGFGFGTTNTGAFGGFGTTTTSAAPGSTFSFATPSNTGGGLLFGNNQNKGFGFSSGLGTSTTGGTGFGTGLGGGGLGFGGFNLPPTQPQQAGGLFGQQAQAPAQSNQLINTASALSAPTLLGDERDAILAKWNQLQAFWGTGRGFFNNSIPPVDFTQENPFCRFKAVGYSCIPGSKDEDGFVVLALSKKEADVRSQQQQFVESLHKVLGGNPTLSINVEGVKTLPDDQTEVIVYVVERAPNGTSKRVPSSTLFSYVEQPNVKAQLQQLGVVVTVTRNAFSPAQLKQLLQNPPAGVDPIIWEQAKVDNPDPEKLIPVPMVGFKELLRRLKIQEQMTKQHQTRVDIIASDISELQKNQATTVAKIAQYKRKLMDLSHRVLQVLIKQEIHRKSGYAIQVDEEHLRVQLDTIQSELNAPTQFKGRLNELMSQIRMQNHFGAVRSEERYIVDADLLREIKQHLKQQQDGLSHLISVIKDNMEDIKLIEHGLHDSVHMRGGKLS comes from the exons ATGGTCTTCTGGGAGCGCCTTAAGGAGACAAACACAAGGATCAAGAAAACATTTG CTCTGTCTACTCCTGGTTTTGGTACTGCCACCACAACAGCTGCCCCCACTGGCTTTGGTTTTGGCACCACTAATACAG GAGCGTTTGGGGGCTTTGGAACCACCACTACATCTGCAGCACCGGGGTCAACATTCAGCTTCGCAACTCCCTCGAACACAGGAG GTGGGTTGTTGTTTGGAAATAACCAAAACAAGGGCTTTGGCTTCTCTTCTGGTCTGGGCACCAGCACAACAGGGGGCACAGGCTTTGGCACAGGACTGGGAGGAGGGGGTCTGGGGTTTGGAGGCTTCAACCTCCCGCCCACACAGCCACAGCAGG CAGGAGGCCTTTTTGGGCAGCAGGCCCAAGCTCCAGCACAGTCTAACCAGCTCATCAACACCGCCAGTGCCCTGTCAGCGCCCACCCTGCTGGGGGATGAACGCGATGCCATCTTGGCCAAGTGGAACCAGCTCCAAGCTTTCTGGGGCACTGGGAGGGGCTTCTTTAACAACAGCATTCCTCCTGTAGACTTCACACAGGAGAATCCCTTCTGTAGGTTTAAG GCAGTGGGCTATAGCTGCATCCCAGGCAGTAAGGACGAGGATGGCTTTGTGGTTCTAGCTCTCAGTAAGAAGGAGGCTGACGTGAGgagtcagcagcagcagtttgtTGAGTCTCTACACAAAGTATTGGGTGGAAACCCAACCCTCTCCATCAATGTGGAGGGAGTCAAAACTCTGCCAGATGACCA GACGGAGGTGATCGTCTATGTGGTGGAGCGTGCTCCAAATGGCACTTCGAAGCGAGTTCCTTCCAGCACACTCTTCAGTTATGTCGAACAGCCCAATGTCAAAgctcagctgcagcagctgggtGTGGTCGTGACAGTCACCCGCAATGCTTTTTCCCCTGCCCAGCTCAAGCAGCTTCTGCAGAACCCACCTGCAG GTGTGGATCCCATTATATGGGAACAAGCCAAGGTGGACAACCCCGATCCTGAGAA GTTGATTCCCGTACCAATGGTTGGATTTAAAGAGCTGCTGCGCAGACTGAAGATCCAGGAGCAAATGACCAAACAGCACCAGACACGTGTTGAT ATAATTGCAAGTGACATCAGTGAGTTACAGAAGAACCAGGCAACCACAGTGGCTAAGATTGCACAGTATAAACGTAAATTGATGGACTTGTCTCACAGAGTTTTACAG GTGCTGATCAAGCAGGAGATCCACAGAAAGAGTGGCTACGCCATTCAGGTGGATGAGGAGCACCTGCGGGTGCAGCTAGACACCATCCAGTCTGAACTTAATGCCCCCACACAGTTCAAG GGGCGGCTGAATGAGCTGATGTCTCAGATTCGAATGCAGAATCATTTTGGCGCTGTGCGCTCAGAGGAGAGATACATTGTGGATGCTGACCTACTGAGGGAAATCAAACAG CAcctgaagcagcagcaggatggCCTCAGTCACCTCATCAGCGTCATCAAAGACAACATGGAGGACATCAAACTCATCGAGCACGGTCTACACGACAGTGTCCACATGAGAGGGGGCAAACTGAGCTGA